GCCTCCAGCCGCTCGGTCGGATTGATCTGAACGAGAATGGTGTCGTGCGCGTCGCTCTCGCGGACCAGCGGCGTGATGGTCGGGTTACCGGCGTAGCCGCCGTCCCAATAAGACTCGCCGTCGATCTCGATCGCGCGGAACATGGTCGGCAGACAGGCCGACGCCAGCAGCACATCCGCCGTGATCTCGGCGTTGCGGAAGATGCGGCCGCGGCCGGTGCGCACCCGCGTCGCGGTGACGAAGAGCTGGATCGGCGAGCGCGCGAGCCGCTCGAAATCGATGCTCTCGGCCAGCACCGCGCGCAGTGGATTATAACCCATCGGATTGAGATCGTAGGGCGACAGCACCCGCGACATCAGGTCGGTCAGGATGTAGAACGGCGACGTATCGAGCGTCCAGCGCCCCATCAACCGATCGAACGGCGAACGCTGCAGCGGGCTGAAGGCCGCCGCCTTCGAGACACGGCGCCAATATTGTTCGAGCGCATCGCGCGCGCCTTCGGCGCCGCCGGCCGTCCAGCCATCCGCCAGCAACGCCGCATTCATCGCGCCGGCTGACGTTCCGGAGATCGCGGCGATGGTCAGCCACTTCTCCTCAAGCAAGCGGTCAAGCACACCCCAGGCGAAAGCGCCGTGCGAACCGCCGCCTTGGAGCGCGAGGTCGATTAGTACGGCGTCCCGTTCCATGGCGGCACCCACGCAACTGAAGC
This portion of the Bradyrhizobium diazoefficiens genome encodes:
- a CDS encoding patatin-like phospholipase family protein → MERDAVLIDLALQGGGSHGAFAWGVLDRLLEEKWLTIAAISGTSAGAMNAALLADGWTAGGAEGARDALEQYWRRVSKAAAFSPLQRSPFDRLMGRWTLDTSPFYILTDLMSRVLSPYDLNPMGYNPLRAVLAESIDFERLARSPIQLFVTATRVRTGRGRIFRNAEITADVLLASACLPTMFRAIEIDGESYWDGGYAGNPTITPLVRESDAHDTILVQINPTERLEAPRTAAEILNRLNEISFNSPLMKELRMIALLRQAADPGSGEGARWARMRTHRIKSDMLAKFGASSKLNAEWEFVSMLRAEGRIAADAFLDEHGADIGRQSTADLDVLLSEC